ATCGCGGTACTGGTGTCGGTCGTCCACTACGTCGACAACTACGTCAACTACGACGACTACCCGGTGCCGCCGGACGACGCGACCCTGCCGACCGTGACCAAGGCCCTGGTCGCGATCGGCTGGTTCGCCTTCACCGCGCTCGGGGCGGTCGGGCTGCTGCTGTGGTTCCGGCGCCACATCACCACCGCCGCGGTGTTCCTGACCGGCTACTCGGTCTCGGGACTGATCGGCATCGGCCACTACACGGTCCCCGGCGCCACCGACATGGTCTGGTGGCGCCAGGCACACGTGGTCGCCGACATCGTGTGCGGCGCCGCTGTGTTCGGTTTCGCGCTCTGGGCGGCGAAGAACTCCGACGAGCTCATCCCTCCCGGCGCGAGGAAGCCTCCCGCTCCGCCCGCTGCCTGAGCCCCTCGGCGTGGCGGCGGAAGCCGTCGGCCACCCGGCCGGGACCGGCGAGGCGGACGAGTGGTCCGCTGAACTCCTCGACGGTGTCGTACGTCGTGGGCCCGCCCGGGTGCTGCGTGAGGCGCTGGTGGCGCACCCCCCTGACCAGCCCGAGCCGCGCCGGCAGGCCCTCGTAGACGTAGGACATCAGCGCGGTCGTCGTACCGCTGACGGGGTCGGTGGTGGGGCCGTCCAGGGCGGTGATCCGCTCAGGTGAGCGGGTGCGGCGGCCGTTGGCCCACACGACGTGGAGCACGATCGGGTTGCCGACGGCGGCGGGCTGCGCGGTCTCGGCGCGCTCGACGAAGGGGTTCCACTCGCCGTAGCGCCCGGTGTCGGTCATGACGTCCCACACGACGGCGAGCGGGGCGTCGATGTCGATCTGCGCGGAGGGGTTCACGGGGTCATCATGGCCGAACCCGTGAACCCCTGCGCGCGCCAGAACATCTAGTCGATCAGCTTCAGGTAGGCCAGGCTGCGGTACCGGTACCGCCCACTCCCGTCGAGAGCCCAGCGGTTGCAGGTGGTCAGCACCAGCTGGGACGGGCCGAGGTTGCTCTGCAGCTCGGCCATCCGCTTCTCGGAGAGATTCAGCGGGGCCCGGGCGATCGACCGGGTCACCCGGTAGGTCAGCACCTTGCCCGACCCCAGCTCCACCTGCACGGTCGCGCCCTTGCGGAGCTTCGGCAGCCGGTTGCCCGCGGCCCAGCCGCTGCGGTTGGAGTGCAGCGCCACGAGGACCGAGCCGGGGCCACCGGGCTCGCCGTCGCCCCGCCAGAAGAAGGCCTGGCCGAGGGCGTTCCGGTTCAGCGGGACCCGCGGCGTCGCGGTCGCGCGCAGCTGGGCGGAGATCCCGGTCGACGGCACGCTCAGCCGGCCTCCGTCCCAGGCGGCCTGCCGCACACCGGTGGTCGGTGCCACCGCCTTGACCTTGCAACCGCCCTTCACCTTCGCCTTCGCCAGGACGGCGCCACCGTCCATGACGACCCGCACGACCTTGCCGATCCGCAGTCCGGTGAGGTGGATCTCGCGGGTCTGGCCGGGCTGCACCTGCGCGGTGCCGCGGACCTTCTTGCCCACCCGGACCCGGACCGTGCCCGGGATCGAGGAGGTGATCGGGTTGACCGCCGTCACGAGCGCCTCGCCGTACCGCCTGGTCACGCAGGCGGTCTTGACCGAGGCCTGCATCGACAGCTCGATGCCGCCGACCTGACCCGGCATGCAGACCTGAACCTGCTCGCCCGCGGACTGCTTGGTCTCCACGATGGTGGCGGTGTTGGTCCAGGTCTGGCACTGGCCGGGGACCGCCGACAGGGGCAGCGTGTAGTCGAACAGGGTCGGCTGGCCGCCGGCGTTCCAGTCCGCGGTGCCCAGCGTCGCCGGGGCGCCGACGGTGCCGGCCTTGTCGTCGGTGACGGTGACGGTCCGGTTCGTCTCGGTGTCCAGCACGAAGGCGACCGGCACCTGGGTCACGACCGGCGAGCCGGCGGCCCAGGCGATCGACACGGTGGCCGTGCCGTCGGCGTACCCGCTGTCGGGGAACGTGCAGGTGATCGGTACGGCGACCGTCTGGCCCGCCGGCACCGTCACCGGCGAGCCCGTCGCGACACAGGTGGCCGGGGCGTCGACGTCCAGCGTCACCGAGACGCCGGCGGACACGTCCTTGAAGTCGTTCGGGTTGGTCACCTGCACCGAGCCCGAGGCGGTCCAGCCGCTGTCGGTCGCCGCTCCCGGGATCGCCGCGACGACGTAGTGGGCGTTGGCCTTCCCGTCGACCCCGGCCTGGAGCTGGGTCTGGTCCGCCTCCTTGGTGATCGCCCAGGCGTAGGACCGGTCGAAGTCGCCGGCGAACGCGGCGGCGGCGGCCGGCGTCCTCACCACGCACAGCTCGACCGACTCGTCGGCGGACTGCTCGGCCTGCACGATCGTCGCGGTGTTGTCGTAGGTCGTGCACGTCCCGGCCACGCCCGACTTGGTGACGGTGTAGGTGTAGGAGAACGGACCGGCGTCCCAGGTGCTGGTGCCGAGCGGGTGGCTCGCCCCGGGCTCGGTCTTGTCGTCGACCACGTCGATCGACTTGTCGATCTCGTCGTCGACCTGGAGGGTCAGCGGCGCGGTGCCGGTGGCCGTCGCGTCCTCGTCGTCAGGGTCGGTCCAGCTCGCGGTCGCCGTGTTGGTGCCGGTGTACGCCGCGGGCTCGGCCCCGAAGGTGCAGGCGTAGCCGAGCTCCTCGGTCGCGCCTGGCGCGAGCTCGACGTCGGTGCCGCCGGTGACGGTGCAGACGCCGCCGGTCACGCCGGAGAGATCGTCGGTGACGTCGGCGACGATGGCCCCGTCGGCGTACGCGTTGGGGTTGTGCACGGTGATGGTGCCGTGCGCCTCCCAGCCGGAGTCGGCGTAGCCGTCCTTGGTGACGTCGACGGTGTAGTGGAAGTCGTGGCTCTGGCCGTCGCGGATCTCGACGGACGTCTCGTCGGCCGCCTTCGCGATCTTCCAGTGGTAGGTGCGGTCGTAGGAGCCGGCCGCGGTCTTGGTCACCTCGAGCGGCGCCTCCCGGCACACCTCCACCTTTTCGGTGGCGTTCTGGCCGGTCTCGGTGATGGTGGCGGTGTTGTCGTAGGTCTCGCAGACCCCGAGCGTGCCCGCGGGAGCCGTCCAGTCGTACTCGAAGGTGGTCGCCTGGGTGCCGTCGCCCCAGTCGGCGTTGCCGAGCGTGGTGTTCGGGGCCTTCGGATCGGTCACCGTGATCGTCTTGTCGACGTCGGTGACCTTGGCGAAGGACACCGGGACCTCGGTGGTGACGGTCTTGCCGCCGAAGGTCGCCGTGGCGGTGTTCGTACCGCTCGGGTGGGTGGTCACGTCACCGGCGCAGGTGTAGGGGACGACGGTGGTGTCGCCCGGGTCGACGGTGACGGCGGGGTCGCCCGTGATCGTGCAGGTCCAGCCGGCGACCCCCGAGACGTCGGTGATCGTCGTGTCCAGCGCCTTCGTGGCCGAGGGGTTCTCGACCGTGATGGTGCCGGTCCAGGACGCCGTTCCGTCGGTGAACCCGTCGGGGGTCGCGGTCACGCCGTAGTGGAAGGTCGCCGAGCCGTCGGGACCGATCTCGACGGAGTCCTCGTCGACGGTCTTGTCGAGCGTCCACCTGTAGGTGCGGCCGTACTCCGCCTTCACCGTCTTGGTGATCTCCGGGCGGCACACCTCGGTGGTGGCGGTGTCGGAGATCTGGGTCCCGGTGATGGAGACGACGTTGTCGTACGTCGTGCACGCGCCCGCCGCGAGCCCGGTGTCCAGCTGCACCTGGGCGTCGATCGTGACGGTGTGGCCTGTCTCGTTCCAGACGTCGACCCAGTTCAGGCTGGACGGGCTGAGGGTGACGGCCACCGGGTTGCCGCCCGCCTCGGTGATCGCGTCGACCAGGTCGATGTCCTTGTGGGCCGGCGTCTCGGTGGTCTCGCTGTCCTCGACCGCGTTGTCGTACGTCGCGGATCCGGTCGGCGAGAAGTACGTGGCCTTGTCCCAGGTGACGGTGACCCGGTTGGTGCCGTGGTAGTTGTCGGGCCAGGAGCCTGCGTCGATCGTGCAGGTGTAGTCGAGGTCGAGCGTGCCGTTCTTCGGGACCACGGCGTCGTCGCCTCCGGTGACGGTGCAGGTCACGTCGTCGCCGTTGAGGGTGAAGACGTCGGCCACGTCGGCGGTCACGTCCCAGTCGTTGGGGTTCTCGACGGTGATCGTGCCGTCGAGGATCGGGGCGGAGTCGGTGGTCGGCAGCGCCTGGACGTCGATCTGGTAGTCGACCGTGGTCTTGCCGTCGTCCCCGACGAAGACGCTCGCCGGGCCGGTCTTGTCCAGCGACCAGTTGTAGGTGCGGTCGTAGGCCACGGCGACGGTCTTCTCGACGGTCAGGTCGAGGCCCACGCAGACCTCGACCGACGCGTCGTCGTCGCGCGTCGTCGGCGTGTCCTTCTCGGTGAGCGCCGCGGTGTTGTCGTAGGTCGTGCACTCGCCCGGCTCGCCGGCGAGCTCGAGCTGGTAGGTGAACACCTTCTGGTGGTCGGTCATCGCCCAGACGTCGTCCCACGACAGGGTGCCGAGGGCGCCCTGGCGCGTGTCCGTCACGTCGACGGTCTCGTCGGTGCGGCTGGTGCGCGCGAAGGTGTAGTCCTTCGTCGCCACCGCGCTGCCCTGGGGTGCGTTGGCGGGGTCGTTGGCGTCGCTCTGCTGCTGCGGGTAGTCCGCGCGGCTCCAGGTGAGCGTCGCGGTGTTGGTGCCGCTCGGGCTGCCCGGTGCCTGCGCGTACGTGCAGGTGTAGCCGAGCGTGGTCGGCCCGGCTGCGAGGGTGCGCTGCTCACCGGGCGCGCCGGCGTCCGCGTCGGTGCCGGCGACCGTGCAGGCCGTGTTGTCGGCGAGCAGGTCGGTGACCGTGACGACCATCGGGCGGGGGTTGGGGTTGGTGATGCTCAGCTCACCGACGACCCGGTAGTCGCTGGTCTGCTCGGGGCCGGCGGTCACGGTGACCGTGTAGGTCGGCTTCGCGGTCGTGCCGTCGGGCACGTGCCACGCGGCCTGGTCGACGGTCTTGGTGATCGTCCAGTCGTAACGGGCGGCGTAAGACGCCTCGGCGGTCTTCGTGAGGGTCGGCGGCAGCCACTTGTGCGGGTCGGCGAAGTTGACCGTGACGCTCTCCGCCTCGTCGACGGTGACCTGCTGGGTCCGGTCGGCGGGTGGCGGAAGGAGCATGCCGGTCGGCGGCGCCGTCTCGGTCACGGTGTAGGTGCCGGGCTCGACCGGGTCGATCACGATCACGCCGTCGGCCGCGCCGTCGTCGTCGCCGGCCCCGCCGTCGGTCACCGTCAGCGTCGCCGCGGCGCTGCCCGGCGTCGGGTCCGGCGAGATCTGGAAGGTGGCGCCGGGGGCCGGGGCGCCCTGCGGGTCCCGCTTGTTGATGGTCAGCTTGCCGCAGGTGGACGGGACAGAGACGTCGGCAGCGACGTAGTCCTTGAGCGAGGCGTTGGGGGAGTCGGAGGTACGCGAGCGCATGTTGATGGTGCCGTAGTCGTTCGAGCAGGTGCCCGCGGGGAAGAGCATCGAGAGGTTCAGGGACCCTTCGCCGAAGATCTTGTCGCCGCTGATCGCGCCCTCGAACGCGCTCGCCGGCACGGGGACCTCGCACCAGCCGGCGCCCGGCGAGTAGCCGGACACCTCCGTGCAGTTGGCGCCCCAGTCGGGGCTGCTCTTCAGCGTCCACAGGTAGGCGTGCACGATCTGGAAGTCGCCGTTGCCGCCCTGCTGGACGTCGAGCATCAGGTCGTTGACCGAGCGGACCGGACGCGCCGGCAGCCCAGGCATGTTGTCGAGCTGGTTGAACTCGATGTCGTAGTTCACGGTGCCCTGGGTGGCTGCGCGCTGGAAGGCGAAGTAGGCGAACACCTCGCCGTTGAGGGTCGCGGTGTGGACCCAGGCGTCGGTGAAGTCGTCCTTCTGGGGAGCGACCGCGTCGGCGGCCTGCCAGGTCGACGGGTGGTTGTCGAAGTCCTTCGGGTTCTTGTACTGGGTCGGGTCGTCGGCGCCGTCGACGAGATGCTGACCGGTGGTGTCCCAGTCGAGCCCGGTGCCGTCGACGGTGGTGTTGCCGTCGATCTCGAACCCACCGAACAGGCCCATCGCCACGGTCGACGCCACGCGCGCGGACGCCGGTGCCGCGGCCGCTGCAGGTGCTGTGGCCGGTGCCACGGCCGCCGGGAAGGCGACCGAGACGCAGGCCATGGTCGTCGCGACTACCAGTCCTCGCCGGAAAAACGACATGCCGATCGTCCCCCACGACACATCGGCCCGAGAACGGCGCCAGGACCGCTCCGACGGTCGAACCTGAGCCACCGGTCCCTCCGGCGACGGTTCCCCGTGCGACGCAACCTCCGATCGGGTGCGTCAGCTGGGACCTTAGGCCCGGGTCCGACCGCGTCGTGTCGATTTGTCGACAGTGCTGAGTTAAATCTCGCGCTCACGCTGGCGCGGAGCGCGCGGCGTACACGTTGGCCAGGTCGGCGATGTCGGTGACGTAGGCGTCGGAGTGGTTGAAGCTGAAGATCGCGCGCCGCCAGGTGTCGGGGTCGGCGAGGTCGCCCGCGTGGCACAGGTAGCGCGCGGCCGCGAGCGCCGCGTCGTCGATCTGGTTCGGGTCGGCGACCCCGTCGCCGTTGCCGTCGGCGCCCCACGTCGCCCAGGTCGAGGGGATGAACTGCAGCGGTCCGATCGCGCGGTCCCAGGTGGCGTCGCCGTCCATCGCGCCGCCGTCGGTGTCGTGGACGGCGCCGAACGCGCCCCCGTCGAGCACCGGCCCGAGGACCTGCGGACGTGGCACGCCGTCCTCGCCCAGCACCGAGCCGTGCACGCTGCCATGGGTGGACTCGATGCCGCCGATCGCGGCGATGCTGTTCCACGCGACCCGGCAGCCCGGCTGCTCGGCCGCGACCTGCAGGTGCGCTCGTGCGTACGCCGCCAACGCCCGCGCCGGGATGCCGGTCTGCGCCGCCACCCGGGCCAGCCAGGCGGCGTCGGGCCGGTACGGGTCCGGCGCGGTCGCGGGCGCGGCGGGGGCGGCGGGGGCCGGCGGGACCCCGGTGAGCGCCGGCGCCGGGGCCTGCGCCGCCGGGTCCGGCAGCGGTGGGCGACGCGAGCCGGCGTCGTACGCGAACGCCACGCCGACGCCGATCACCAGCGCGATCGTGACGACCGCGAGGGAGACCGCGCCGACCAGGTAGCGGTCCGGCCGGGGCATCGGGTCAGCGGTAGTTGGTGAACTGCACCGCGAAGTCGTAGTCCTGCGCCTTGACCAGGGCCTGCACGGCCTGCAGGTCGTCGCGCTTCTTGGACGAGACGCGCAGCTCGTCGCCCTGGATCTGCGCCTTGACGCCCTTCGGGCCCTCGTCGCGGATCAGCTTGGACACCTTCTTGGCGTCCTCGGAGCTGATCCCCTCCTTGAGGGTGATCCCGATCTTGGAGACCTGGCCGGACTGGCGCGGCTCGGAGGCGTCGAGGATCTTCAGCGACTGGTTGCGCTTGATCAGCTTGTCCTGGAAGACGCTGAGCACGGCGCTGGCCCGGTCGTCGGCGGACGCGCTGATCTCGATCGCGTGCTCGCCCTTCCACTCGATGGTGGCGCCGGTGCCCTTGAAGTCGAAGCGGGTCGAGATCTCGCGCGCCGTCTGCCCGAGCGCGTTGTCGACCTCCTGGCGGTCGATCTTGGAGACGATGTCGAACGAGGAGTCGGCCATGGGTGTCACCTGCTGATTCGGAGGGGTCAGTCCTGCTGCGCTATTGTTCCGCGTAGAGGTCCGGTCGCCAAAAGCGGTCCGGATCGCACCGAGGCAGGTTGCCCGAGCGGCCAATGGGAGCGGACTGTAAATCCGTCGGCTTTGCCTTCGAAGGTTCGAATCCTTCACCTGCCACGGCACGAACCGCCCCTGGCCCGCGGAGACGCGGACCGGGGGCGGTTTGCTTTACTCGCCGTCGTGACAGACGCCGACCGCCGCGACATCCACGACACCGTGCTCCGCTACTGCCGCGCGGTCGACAGGCTCGACTACGCCGGCATCCGGGCGGTGTACGCCGAGGACGGCGTCGACCACCACACCGGGTTCAGCGGGCCGGCCGACGACTACGTCGCCTGGCTGCGCGAGGTGCTGCCCCGGCTCGACGGCACCATGCACGTCATCGGCAACCACCTCGCCGAGGTGGCGGGCGACGAGGCGGTCGCCGAGACGTACGGCACCGCCGTGCACTGGGGGACGCCGTCGAGCGACGCGCGGCGCAACTTCACCACCGGCTTCCGGTACGTCGACCACTTCGTCCGCACCCCCGCCGGCTGGCGGATCCGGGAGCGGTACGCCGTGCGGGAGTGGACGCGCAGCGACGCGGGCCGGCTGCTCGCGCCGGAGGGCGCCGGCCCCCGCGGCAGCCGCGACGGGAGCGATCCGCTCGCCGTCGTGCGGCAGGCCGTGCTCGGGGACCGCGCCGTCCGCTGATGGCTACGGCCGTGCCTGGAACGGGAACAGCGCTCGTGACGCCCAGCCCGACCCGGACGGTGCGATAGGGGTGGCGGTCCCGGCGACCGCTCCGGTGGGCGTCCAGTCGGCCCGCGTCAGCGAGCCGTTGGTGCCGGCGAACCAGAGCTTCCCGTCGGCGACGAAGGCGCCCCGCATGCCGCTGTAGCTGGCGCCGGTGACCGACGGGAAGGTGTACAGCTGCTGGCCGACCACGCCGGACTCGATCTCGAAGCCGCGGCGGAACAGCTGGGACGAGCCGGCCTTGGTGAAGTAGATCCAGCCGCGGTCGTAGAAGAGGCTGGTGAGGTTGGGGACGTCGCCGTTGTGCCAGTCGGACTGGGGGACGAGCTGGTCGGCGGCGTTGATCGTGACCGGTGCGCCGTACGTCGTCCCGTCGAAGGTACGACGCGTCAGCGTGCCGTTGGCGTAGGCCGTGTAGAGGTCGCCGTTGACCATGAACGCGCCGACCGTCGTGCCCCAGCCGGTGCCATTGGGGGCGTCGGTGGGGACCGTGGCCGTGGTCCCGTCGAATCCGACGCTGACCAGCTGGGAGCCCCCGCTGGCGACCCGGTAGATGGTGGCAGGCAGCGTCGCGACCTGACGGACCGGCAGGGTCGCGCCGGAGGAGAGCGGCACGAAGGCGACCTTGCGGTGGGTCTCGTTGGCGAACACGTCGGTGTCCGAGCCCACGAAGAGGCCCTCGGGCGTGGCGACCATGTCCTTGACGCCGACGCCGAGGGTGCGGGTCGGGTTCCAGGAGTACGGCATACCGTTGGCGACGTCGAGGGCTCCGATGCCGGGTCGGGACACGGCGCCCTGACCGGCGGCGTCACCGCGGGTGGGGTTGTTCTGCCAACGCATGTGGCCGCCGACGTAGACGACGTCGGCCGTCACCTCGGTGTCCCAGGTGGTGTCGCCACCGGTGTAGGCCACCCAGGTGGGGCGGACGTTCGTGCCGGTGGCGGCGGACTCGTAGCGGGCAACCAGGTCGCAGCCGCTGGTGCCGGCGACACTTGCGGAGCCGCCGTACGCGCCGGTGGTCGAGACGATGAAGAAGCTGCCGTCGGGTGAGAACTCGACGTCGG
The genomic region above belongs to Nocardioides sp. QY071 and contains:
- a CDS encoding YajQ family cyclic di-GMP-binding protein gives rise to the protein MADSSFDIVSKIDRQEVDNALGQTAREISTRFDFKGTGATIEWKGEHAIEISASADDRASAVLSVFQDKLIKRNQSLKILDASEPRQSGQVSKIGITLKEGISSEDAKKVSKLIRDEGPKGVKAQIQGDELRVSSKKRDDLQAVQALVKAQDYDFAVQFTNYR
- a CDS encoding sortase; translated protein: MACVSVAFPAAVAPATAPAAAAAPASARVASTVAMGLFGGFEIDGNTTVDGTGLDWDTTGQHLVDGADDPTQYKNPKDFDNHPSTWQAADAVAPQKDDFTDAWVHTATLNGEVFAYFAFQRAATQGTVNYDIEFNQLDNMPGLPARPVRSVNDLMLDVQQGGNGDFQIVHAYLWTLKSSPDWGANCTEVSGYSPGAGWCEVPVPASAFEGAISGDKIFGEGSLNLSMLFPAGTCSNDYGTINMRSRTSDSPNASLKDYVAADVSVPSTCGKLTINKRDPQGAPAPGATFQISPDPTPGSAAATLTVTDGGAGDDDGAADGVIVIDPVEPGTYTVTETAPPTGMLLPPPADRTQQVTVDEAESVTVNFADPHKWLPPTLTKTAEASYAARYDWTITKTVDQAAWHVPDGTTAKPTYTVTVTAGPEQTSDYRVVGELSITNPNPRPMVVTVTDLLADNTACTVAGTDADAGAPGEQRTLAAGPTTLGYTCTYAQAPGSPSGTNTATLTWSRADYPQQQSDANDPANAPQGSAVATKDYTFARTSRTDETVDVTDTRQGALGTLSWDDVWAMTDHQKVFTYQLELAGEPGECTTYDNTAALTEKDTPTTRDDDASVEVCVGLDLTVEKTVAVAYDRTYNWSLDKTGPASVFVGDDGKTTVDYQIDVQALPTTDSAPILDGTITVENPNDWDVTADVADVFTLNGDDVTCTVTGGDDAVVPKNGTLDLDYTCTIDAGSWPDNYHGTNRVTVTWDKATYFSPTGSATYDNAVEDSETTETPAHKDIDLVDAITEAGGNPVAVTLSPSSLNWVDVWNETGHTVTIDAQVQLDTGLAAGACTTYDNVVSITGTQISDTATTEVCRPEITKTVKAEYGRTYRWTLDKTVDEDSVEIGPDGSATFHYGVTATPDGFTDGTASWTGTITVENPSATKALDTTITDVSGVAGWTCTITGDPAVTVDPGDTTVVPYTCAGDVTTHPSGTNTATATFGGKTVTTEVPVSFAKVTDVDKTITVTDPKAPNTTLGNADWGDGTQATTFEYDWTAPAGTLGVCETYDNTATITETGQNATEKVEVCREAPLEVTKTAAGSYDRTYHWKIAKAADETSVEIRDGQSHDFHYTVDVTKDGYADSGWEAHGTITVHNPNAYADGAIVADVTDDLSGVTGGVCTVTGGTDVELAPGATEELGYACTFGAEPAAYTGTNTATASWTDPDDEDATATGTAPLTLQVDDEIDKSIDVVDDKTEPGASHPLGTSTWDAGPFSYTYTVTKSGVAGTCTTYDNTATIVQAEQSADESVELCVVRTPAAAAAFAGDFDRSYAWAITKEADQTQLQAGVDGKANAHYVVAAIPGAATDSGWTASGSVQVTNPNDFKDVSAGVSVTLDVDAPATCVATGSPVTVPAGQTVAVPITCTFPDSGYADGTATVSIAWAAGSPVVTQVPVAFVLDTETNRTVTVTDDKAGTVGAPATLGTADWNAGGQPTLFDYTLPLSAVPGQCQTWTNTATIVETKQSAGEQVQVCMPGQVGGIELSMQASVKTACVTRRYGEALVTAVNPITSSIPGTVRVRVGKKVRGTAQVQPGQTREIHLTGLRIGKVVRVVMDGGAVLAKAKVKGGCKVKAVAPTTGVRQAAWDGGRLSVPSTGISAQLRATATPRVPLNRNALGQAFFWRGDGEPGGPGSVLVALHSNRSGWAAGNRLPKLRKGATVQVELGSGKVLTYRVTRSIARAPLNLSEKRMAELQSNLGPSQLVLTTCNRWALDGSGRYRYRSLAYLKLID
- a CDS encoding nuclear transport factor 2 family protein, with product MTDADRRDIHDTVLRYCRAVDRLDYAGIRAVYAEDGVDHHTGFSGPADDYVAWLREVLPRLDGTMHVIGNHLAEVAGDEAVAETYGTAVHWGTPSSDARRNFTTGFRYVDHFVRTPAGWRIRERYAVREWTRSDAGRLLAPEGAGPRGSRDGSDPLAVVRQAVLGDRAVR
- a CDS encoding SRPBCC domain-containing protein; amino-acid sequence: MNPSAQIDIDAPLAVVWDVMTDTGRYGEWNPFVERAETAQPAAVGNPIVLHVVWANGRRTRSPERITALDGPTTDPVSGTTTALMSYVYEGLPARLGLVRGVRHQRLTQHPGGPTTYDTVEEFSGPLVRLAGPGRVADGFRRHAEGLRQRAEREASSRREG
- a CDS encoding lytic murein transglycosylase → MPRPDRYLVGAVSLAVVTIALVIGVGVAFAYDAGSRRPPLPDPAAQAPAPALTGVPPAPAAPAAPATAPDPYRPDAAWLARVAAQTGIPARALAAYARAHLQVAAEQPGCRVAWNSIAAIGGIESTHGSVHGSVLGEDGVPRPQVLGPVLDGGAFGAVHDTDGGAMDGDATWDRAIGPLQFIPSTWATWGADGNGDGVADPNQIDDAALAAARYLCHAGDLADPDTWRRAIFSFNHSDAYVTDIADLANVYAARSAPA